A genomic stretch from Schaalia odontolytica includes:
- a CDS encoding MerR family transcriptional regulator, with amino-acid sequence MPRALIEQSALGDRSRTVSSVSDELGVSASTLRTWERRYGLGPARREAGARRRYLPEDIERLRTMIHHVRAGMPAAEAAKRALSERSRLSHSTCPDNAAQLRTVVLSDDYDRLEEVLEAAVASHGLVHTWSRFVDPALKSLRTTPGADPVGTTPAIMLANAFQRVCRSVYRSRPTRALVGGDRIAIITDALHETPAQVVGVALAWYGCEVRVLSSENYGGVSTTERFRDYVRAGVPALTVVLGCGSSCEKTVESLVARYGVPVIMVGADSPDVLSPHVQRVRTISACVEEVLALLAPQADLQLVGRS; translated from the coding sequence ATGCCGCGAGCGCTCATCGAGCAGTCGGCTCTGGGAGACCGCTCCCGTACAGTCTCCTCAGTCTCCGACGAACTCGGAGTGTCGGCGTCCACGCTGCGCACCTGGGAACGTCGCTACGGCCTCGGCCCGGCCCGGCGAGAAGCGGGAGCGCGCCGCCGTTACCTGCCCGAAGACATCGAGCGGCTGCGCACCATGATCCATCATGTGCGGGCCGGAATGCCTGCCGCTGAGGCCGCCAAGCGTGCGCTGTCCGAACGATCGCGACTGTCTCACTCCACCTGCCCCGATAACGCAGCGCAGCTTCGCACCGTCGTCCTCTCCGACGACTACGACCGCCTCGAGGAGGTGCTCGAAGCGGCGGTAGCCAGCCACGGCCTCGTCCACACGTGGTCGCGCTTCGTTGACCCCGCTCTGAAGTCCCTGCGAACCACGCCCGGTGCGGACCCGGTCGGCACTACTCCTGCGATCATGCTCGCCAACGCCTTCCAACGCGTCTGTCGATCCGTCTACCGGTCGCGCCCCACGCGCGCCCTCGTTGGCGGTGACCGTATCGCGATCATCACCGATGCCCTGCACGAGACTCCTGCCCAGGTCGTGGGCGTGGCCTTGGCCTGGTACGGGTGCGAGGTGCGCGTGCTTTCCAGCGAAAACTACGGCGGCGTCAGTACCACCGAGCGCTTCCGCGATTACGTGCGCGCCGGCGTACCCGCGCTCACCGTCGTTCTGGGCTGTGGATCCTCCTGCGAGAAGACCGTCGAAAGCCTTGTCGCCCGCTACGGCGTCCCCGTGATCATGGTGGGCGCAGACTCTCCCGACGTCCTCTCGCCCCACGTCCAGCGCGTGCGAACGATCAGCGCCTGCGTCGAAGAAGTCCTCGCGCTGCTGGCACCCCAGGCGGATCTGCAGTTGGTCGGCCGCTCCTAA